A region of Pirellulaceae bacterium DNA encodes the following proteins:
- the cls gene encoding cardiolipin synthase, with amino-acid sequence MIRRIFTAWMTEETLVEGDYQVILVSVITLVVIFEILGLISAYNALMSTRTSQGTIAWMLALITWPVFAVPLYWIFGRSKFQGNVNARRIRDVRVTEIEKDLSEQVANYRVNLGSVIGEARALERLADLPFLSGNDVELLINGRETFDAIFAAIDEAEEYVVCEFFIVHDDELGRQLKDRLIRKAKQGCNTYLLFDEVGSQGMTKTYLRDLAEGGVHVSRMNTSQGRHNRFQVNFRNHRKIVVVDGRVAFVGGHNVGDEYVGKHDRLTPWRDTHLKIEGPSVLGIQLAFVGDWHWATKSFPKLSWKTHVSKSADKTVFVLPSGPADDDETCGLFFMHAINSAQRRIWIASPYFVPDEGIIDALKLAAMRGVDVRILIPGLADKWFIKMAALSYVDEVVAAGVRMYEFAPGFLHQKVLLIDDSVSTIGTANFDNRSFRLNFEISVLVIDRGFAKLVEAMLEHDLSTSTLLENVDRLSPAEVVGSRVARLCSPVL; translated from the coding sequence ATGATTCGTCGTATCTTTACCGCCTGGATGACCGAGGAAACGTTGGTCGAGGGCGATTATCAGGTGATACTGGTCAGTGTCATCACGCTGGTTGTGATCTTTGAAATCTTGGGCTTGATCTCGGCCTATAATGCGCTGATGAGTACGCGCACGTCGCAGGGAACAATCGCCTGGATGCTCGCATTGATCACCTGGCCTGTCTTCGCCGTTCCGTTGTACTGGATTTTTGGCCGCAGTAAATTCCAAGGAAATGTGAATGCGCGTCGTATTCGAGATGTTCGCGTCACAGAGATCGAAAAGGATCTGAGCGAACAGGTCGCGAACTATCGTGTCAATCTGGGATCTGTGATTGGGGAAGCTCGCGCGCTCGAGCGGTTGGCTGATTTGCCATTTCTAAGCGGAAACGATGTTGAGTTGTTGATAAATGGCCGCGAAACTTTCGACGCTATCTTTGCTGCGATCGATGAAGCCGAAGAGTATGTGGTCTGTGAGTTTTTTATCGTGCATGATGACGAGTTAGGCAGGCAGTTGAAGGATCGCTTGATTCGCAAAGCGAAGCAAGGGTGCAATACCTACTTGCTGTTTGACGAAGTCGGATCTCAGGGCATGACGAAGACCTACTTGCGAGATTTAGCCGAAGGCGGGGTGCATGTTAGTCGCATGAACACAAGCCAAGGGCGACACAATCGATTTCAAGTTAATTTCCGTAACCATCGGAAAATTGTCGTTGTTGACGGCCGAGTCGCATTTGTCGGAGGGCACAATGTGGGCGATGAATACGTCGGCAAGCATGATCGCCTGACGCCCTGGCGAGATACGCATCTGAAGATCGAAGGTCCGTCGGTGTTGGGTATTCAACTTGCCTTTGTGGGGGATTGGCATTGGGCAACCAAGTCTTTCCCGAAGCTCTCATGGAAAACCCACGTCAGCAAATCTGCTGACAAGACTGTGTTTGTCTTGCCCAGCGGGCCCGCAGATGATGACGAAACCTGTGGCCTGTTCTTTATGCATGCGATCAACAGTGCGCAAAGACGGATCTGGATCGCCAGTCCTTATTTCGTCCCCGACGAAGGGATCATTGACGCGTTGAAATTAGCCGCCATGCGTGGGGTCGACGTGCGGATCTTGATTCCCGGTTTGGCGGACAAATGGTTTATCAAAATGGCCGCCCTGTCATACGTCGATGAAGTGGTTGCTGCGGGCGTCAGGATGTATGAGTTCGCGCCGGGATTCCTGCACCAGAAAGTTCTCTTGATTGACGATTCGGTTTCGACGATTGGCACTGCAAACTTTGATAACCGATCTTTTCGATTGAACTTCGAGATCTCAGTTTTGGTAATCGATCGTGGCTTTGCAAAGCTGGTCGAAGCCATGTTGGAACACGACTTGTCAACGTCGACTCTGTTGGAAAACGTCGACCGACTTTCGCCTGCGGAAGTGGTGGGTAGTCGTGTTGCTCGACTTTGCTCACCCGTTCTCTAA
- a CDS encoding PQQ-binding-like beta-propeller repeat protein, with the protein MQNSISFPTQLVLLAAFLLPTTSLGTEQNWTEFRGSHGNGQAAENTVATRWDESNHVEWKTAIPGKGWSSPVIWDNQIWVTTASEDGKEMSAICVDKRTGEIIHNILLFTNEAPRFCHPTNSYASPTPAIEAGRVYVHFGSYGTACLDTQSGDVLWQRRDLECDHWRGPGASPVISGDHLIVPYDGFDRQFIVAFHKDDGRTAWRKNRNIDYRSENGDFRKAYCTCTVIKHAGRSELISPSAAETISYNPQTGEEYWRVRHGGMNAATRPLFADGLLYITIGDAIGKTKSSLLAIRPGGRGNVTESHVAWSQSKGASKRPSPLVIGDLLYMISDDGVASCVDCKTGDFVWRKRLGGNFRASPISSGNRIYAFDLDGVCHVFKAGPEFELLKKNELDHGCQASAAVSGNQLIVRTTKHLYSIKPQPQR; encoded by the coding sequence ATGCAAAATTCCATCAGCTTTCCAACCCAGCTTGTACTTCTGGCTGCATTTTTACTCCCGACAACGAGTCTGGGCACAGAGCAAAACTGGACCGAGTTTCGGGGAAGTCACGGGAATGGGCAAGCCGCCGAGAATACGGTTGCGACACGTTGGGACGAATCGAACCATGTGGAATGGAAAACAGCCATTCCAGGCAAAGGTTGGTCATCACCGGTTATTTGGGACAACCAGATCTGGGTCACGACTGCGTCCGAGGACGGCAAAGAGATGTCAGCGATCTGCGTCGACAAACGCACTGGTGAGATCATCCACAACATCTTGTTATTCACCAATGAAGCACCCCGCTTTTGCCACCCGACAAACAGCTACGCGTCACCGACTCCAGCGATCGAGGCTGGGCGTGTATACGTTCATTTCGGAAGCTACGGGACCGCATGTTTAGACACGCAATCAGGGGATGTGCTTTGGCAGCGCCGCGACCTTGAATGCGATCACTGGCGAGGGCCTGGTGCTTCACCAGTGATTTCTGGCGACCATCTGATCGTGCCCTACGATGGCTTTGACCGACAATTCATCGTTGCCTTCCACAAAGATGACGGTAGAACTGCATGGCGAAAAAATCGCAACATCGACTACCGGTCGGAAAACGGAGATTTCCGCAAAGCGTATTGCACGTGCACCGTGATCAAGCATGCGGGTCGATCGGAGTTAATCAGTCCCAGCGCGGCTGAAACCATTTCTTACAACCCGCAGACGGGAGAGGAATATTGGCGTGTGCGTCATGGCGGAATGAACGCAGCGACCCGTCCGCTGTTTGCCGACGGCTTGCTTTACATCACGATCGGCGATGCGATCGGCAAGACCAAGTCTTCGTTACTTGCGATTCGGCCTGGCGGTCGCGGCAATGTAACAGAGTCGCATGTGGCCTGGTCGCAATCAAAAGGCGCGTCAAAGCGTCCTTCGCCGCTAGTGATTGGCGATCTCCTCTACATGATCAGCGACGATGGAGTCGCGTCATGCGTCGATTGCAAGACAGGCGATTTCGTTTGGCGCAAGCGGCTTGGCGGCAATTTCCGCGCATCACCCATCTCGAGTGGTAATCGCATCTACGCTTTCGATCTGGACGGCGTCTGCCACGTCTTCAAGGCCGGACCAGAATTTGAACTGCTGAAAAAAAACGAGCTGGATCACGGCTGCCAGGCTTCAGCGGCAGTGAGCGGAAACCAGCTCATTGTGCGGACAACAAAGCATCTCTACAGCATTAAGCCTCAACCGCAACGTTAG
- a CDS encoding DUF1549 domain-containing protein, producing MVQRWQETGIVPVAQASNAEFFRRVSLDLNGLISRVAEVRGFLKDESGANES from the coding sequence ATGGTGCAGCGTTGGCAGGAAACGGGCATTGTTCCAGTTGCTCAGGCTTCCAATGCAGAATTCTTTCGACGCGTGAGTCTTGATTTGAACGGCCTGATTTCTCGCGTCGCCGAGGTTCGCGGATTTCTCAAGGATGAGTCTGGAGCAAACGAGTCGTAA
- a CDS encoding polysaccharide biosynthesis/export family protein, giving the protein MIGIHGRIQRWHGLCLLLLLLPAVGCHSAARHPKNPAFGVDRLPPVYETMPRELSKVALPEYVIEPPDILMIEGIHIVPKAPYRLRTLDVLSIQVSGALPEAQISGMYPVEPGGSLNLGADYGTVQVAGMTVEEAQEAIYEHLGKYLTSPGVSVALAQMAASQQILGDFLVQPDGQITLGGYGNVSIVGTTLAQAKEAIETHLKNYLDEPEVAVSVQAFNSKVYYIVMQGAGLGDGIFKYPITGNETVLDAISNVQGLEQVSSKKIWVARPTNDPCQVQILPVDYFAVTERASPHTNYQIMPGDRVFIAEDKLIAWDTQIAKVTAPLERIMGFTLLGVGVGTRLSGRVLTGGGNRNNAGI; this is encoded by the coding sequence ATGATCGGAATTCACGGACGAATTCAACGCTGGCACGGCCTGTGTCTTTTGCTGTTGCTCTTACCTGCAGTGGGTTGCCATTCGGCGGCCCGGCATCCAAAAAACCCGGCATTTGGTGTAGACCGGCTCCCGCCGGTCTACGAGACGATGCCTCGCGAACTGTCAAAGGTCGCGTTGCCAGAATACGTCATTGAGCCGCCTGACATTTTGATGATCGAAGGCATTCATATTGTGCCCAAGGCGCCTTACCGTCTGCGAACATTGGATGTTCTTTCGATTCAGGTGAGTGGAGCGCTTCCCGAGGCTCAGATATCCGGAATGTATCCCGTTGAGCCTGGTGGATCGCTCAATCTTGGAGCGGACTACGGAACGGTACAAGTTGCCGGGATGACGGTTGAGGAAGCACAAGAAGCCATCTATGAGCACTTGGGAAAATATCTAACTTCCCCCGGAGTTTCGGTTGCACTTGCTCAAATGGCCGCTTCCCAGCAGATCCTAGGTGACTTCTTGGTCCAACCCGACGGCCAAATCACGCTCGGCGGGTATGGCAACGTCTCGATTGTCGGAACGACATTGGCCCAAGCGAAAGAGGCGATTGAAACGCATCTGAAAAACTATTTGGATGAGCCAGAAGTTGCCGTCAGTGTTCAGGCGTTCAACAGCAAGGTCTATTACATAGTGATGCAAGGTGCTGGGCTCGGTGATGGAATCTTCAAATATCCGATTACCGGTAATGAAACGGTACTAGACGCGATTTCAAACGTCCAAGGCCTGGAACAAGTTTCGTCCAAAAAGATTTGGGTTGCGAGGCCGACGAATGATCCGTGCCAAGTTCAGATTCTTCCGGTCGACTATTTCGCGGTAACCGAACGGGCTTCACCTCACACCAACTACCAAATCATGCCTGGTGACCGTGTCTTTATCGCGGAAGACAAACTCATCGCTTGGGACACCCAGATTGCGAAGGTTACGGCTCCCTTGGAGCGAATTATGGGCTTCACATTGCTAGGTGTCGGTGTGGGGACTCGGCTTTCCGGCAGGGTGCTGACGGGTGGGGGTAACAGAAACAACGCTGGAATCTAG
- a CDS encoding transcription termination/antitermination NusG family protein: MPVLKAEPVIHPTNLLQLASTTGNRRWWAVYTKARQEKAFARHLLAMNVPFYLPLISKDNLIRGRRIQSFIPLFSGYVFLFGDKEERTQGLKTNRTSMILPVDDQAQLLIDLRQVSTMIDAGAALTVESRLTPGNRVRIKTGPMAGLEGKVIIRRGQTRLLVAIQMLQQGVSVEIDDFQLESLN; encoded by the coding sequence ATGCCCGTACTCAAAGCAGAGCCAGTGATCCATCCCACCAATCTGCTGCAGCTCGCATCGACAACTGGAAACCGCCGTTGGTGGGCGGTCTACACAAAGGCTCGTCAAGAAAAGGCCTTCGCGCGTCATCTACTCGCGATGAACGTCCCTTTTTATCTGCCGCTGATTTCCAAAGACAACCTGATTCGCGGGAGACGCATTCAGTCATTCATACCGCTGTTTAGCGGATATGTTTTTCTGTTTGGCGACAAAGAGGAACGCACCCAGGGTTTGAAGACGAATCGCACTTCCATGATTCTTCCCGTGGATGATCAGGCCCAGCTATTAATTGACCTACGACAAGTCTCCACCATGATCGACGCAGGCGCTGCCTTGACCGTCGAAAGTCGACTGACCCCCGGCAATCGGGTGCGGATAAAAACCGGGCCGATGGCTGGACTAGAAGGAAAGGTCATTATTCGCCGAGGACAAACACGCCTGTTGGTCGCTATACAAATGCTGCAACAGGGCGTGTCTGTGGAAATCGATGACTTCCAACTCGAATCTCTCAACTAG
- a CDS encoding exosortase/archaeosortase family protein: MNRRSRFISIVALAISFAWAYWDTIRELVATWEREPDYSHGFLVVPFALGFLWVRRSDLPRISPAPNAWGIGLIVVSVVFRWVGLRYAFDSFDGYSMIIWLSGAVLLVGGRQLFFWTMPAVLFLFFMVPLPFQVERLLSVPLQRVATALSCFSLQCLGQPAFAEGTTILLGTHELHVEQACSGMRIFVGAFALAFAYLIASRRELWEQALLLCCVVPIALVANASRITITGLLYRYATDSEVAQKFNHDSAGWVMILIAATLFALTQRYLMCLVRQVEVMRLDDLVTRNRVDA; encoded by the coding sequence ATGAATAGGCGTAGTCGTTTTATTTCCATCGTTGCCCTCGCGATTTCTTTCGCTTGGGCCTATTGGGATACTATTCGCGAGTTGGTCGCTACCTGGGAACGCGAACCTGATTATTCGCACGGTTTCTTGGTGGTTCCCTTTGCGTTGGGATTCCTTTGGGTGCGGCGAAGCGACCTGCCGAGGATCTCACCAGCACCCAATGCTTGGGGGATCGGTCTGATCGTTGTCAGCGTTGTCTTTCGCTGGGTTGGTTTGCGCTATGCATTCGATTCGTTTGACGGGTACTCGATGATCATCTGGTTGTCCGGTGCGGTGCTGTTGGTCGGTGGTCGCCAACTGTTTTTCTGGACGATGCCCGCAGTCTTGTTCCTGTTTTTTATGGTGCCACTTCCGTTCCAAGTAGAGCGACTTTTGAGTGTTCCACTCCAGCGCGTGGCAACCGCGTTAAGCTGTTTTTCTCTCCAATGCCTCGGGCAGCCCGCGTTTGCTGAAGGAACCACGATTCTTCTGGGGACGCACGAATTGCATGTAGAGCAAGCTTGTTCTGGAATGCGTATTTTCGTCGGTGCATTCGCTTTAGCGTTCGCTTACTTGATCGCCTCGAGACGTGAGTTGTGGGAGCAAGCCTTGTTGTTGTGCTGTGTGGTGCCGATCGCTCTGGTGGCGAATGCGAGTCGAATCACGATCACCGGTCTGTTGTATCGATATGCGACAGATTCTGAAGTGGCTCAGAAGTTTAATCATGATTCAGCTGGTTGGGTGATGATTTTGATTGCTGCAACGCTGTTTGCGCTAACTCAACGCTACCTGATGTGTTTGGTTCGCCAGGTTGAAGTTATGCGGCTTGACGATCTGGTGACTCGGAATCGAGTTGATGCGTGA